The genomic segment CTGGTTTTGACTTATGAAAGTTAGTCTCATGTACTCTTTCTTGGTTTGTTGATGGAATTTTACTTGATCCAGGTTCCTGGTGCTGCCGAGGCTTCTGTCAGGAACCTTCCTCCTTCTGCCGTTGGGGACTCTGGGAATTTTGATGCCATGGGTCTCTTAGCCGCAAGTAAAGGCAAGCCCATGGAAGCTATTGTTGAGCAAGTCCGCGATGGCAGTACCATCCGTGTCTATCTTCTTCCTGAATTTCAGTTTGTGCAAGTGTTTGTTGCTGGACTCCAGGTGTGTaatcttgtttcttctttttttgatgtGTGAGGAGTTTACATTAATTTCATGATATATCCTATGTAGGCTCCATCAATGGGAAGGAGATCCACACAAGAAACTGTTGTTGAGCCAGATGTTACATCAGCTCCAAATGAAGATGCTTCTGCTGAGCCCCGTGGTCCTCTAACATCCGCCCAGAGACTCGCTGCTTCAGCAGTATCGTCCGTTGAGGTTTCCTCTGATCCGTTTGCATTGGAAGCCAAGTATTTTACTGAGCTTCGTGTTCTTAATAGAGATGTAAGGACTAATTGCAACAAATTAACTCGCATGTATCTGTATCTAAAATTTGAATGATCTAAGTCTTAGCTGGATTTTTCAGGTTCGCATTGTTCTTGAAGGTGTTGACAAATTCAACAATCTGATTGGGTCAGTTTACTACTCTGTTGGGGAAACAGTTAAAGACTTGGGTCTGGAGCTGGTTGAAAATGTAAGTGGtttaaattaaaagttatttgtGTTTTTGCATGATTACATATTGAACTAATTGGCACAACTTAAGAAGTCACTGCCTCACTGGCAATATAATAATTTGATGGTGTTGAATAAAAGTTATGACGTTTGTTGCTATTCCCTTTTGCTCAGGGTCTTGCTAAGTATGTTGAGTGGAGTGCCAACATGATGGAGGAAGAAGCCAAAAAGAAGCTGAAAGCTGCAGAGCTTCAATGCAAGAAGAACCGGGTGAAAATGTGGTCAAACTATGTCCCTCCAGCTAGCAACTCTAAGGCAATTCATGACCAGAACTTTACTGGGAAGGTAATTGCTTGCTTGCACACGTTGCACACTATGTCCCCATTTCACTAGTCCTTAGTTCTTAATAGTTTGTACTCTCTTCAGGTAGTGGAAGTTGTGAGTGGGGACTGCTTAGTAGTAGCTGATGACTCTGTACCATTCGGGAGTCCCATGGCAGAGCGACGAGTCTGTCTTTCCAGCATTAGGTCTCCTAAAATCGGTAACCCACGCAGAGAGGAGAAACCTGCCCCTTATGCTCGGGAAGCCAAGGAGTTTCTGAGACAGAAGCTTATTGGAAAACAGGTATTAGTTGCTTCGTGTCTTCTTACTTAAACTATCCACAGGAGCAAGACCCctgacttcttcttttttccggTGCAGGTTAATGTGCAAATGGAATACCAAAGGAAGATCAGCCCAGCAGATGGTGCTACTACTTCTGGAGCTGGCGATTCCAGAGTTATGGATTTTGGTTCAGTGTTCCTGCCATCTCCCACCAAGGGTGATGCAACTGAAGCAACTGCTGGAGTCAATATAGCTGAACTCATAATCGCCCGTGGCTTAGGGACTGTGGTTAGACATCGCGACTTTGAAGAGAGGTCAAACCATTACGAGGCTCTACTGGCTGCTGAAACTCGCGCTATTGCTGGGAAGAAGGGAATCCAATCGGCAAAGGATTCTCCAGCAATGCACGTCACAGACCTGACTGTGGCCTCGGCCAAGAAAGCCAAAGACTTCTTGCCATCCTTGCACAGAAGTAGGAGAATATCTGCTGTTGTGGAATACGTCTTGAGCGGACATCGGTTCAAGCTATACATTCCCAAAGAAACATGCAGTATCGCCTTTGCATTCTCTGGTGTCAGATGTCCTGGCCGTGGAGAACCCTATTCAGAAGAAGCTATTGCTTTAATGAGACGCAAGATCATGCAGAGAGATGTCGAGGTAATACGACatctcattttctttattccctttttttctatatatatgagtCTTATATCGTCTTTTTATAATCAACAGATCGAAATTGAAACTGTGGATAGAACCGGCACTTTCTTGGGATCAATGTGGGAGGGGAAGACCAACGCAGCAACGTTTCTTCTTGAAGCTGGGGTGGCAAAAATGCAGACTGGCTTTGGTGCAGACAGGATTCCAGAAGCTCATCTTCTTGAATTGGCAGAACGATCTGCTAAGAATCAGAAACTGAAGGTAACTACCAATAGATATTAatatatctcttttttttttccaaaagaaaAGCATTGCTGAACTGTTTTATTCCACAGATCTGGGAAAACTATGTTGAAGGAGAGGAGGTTGTGAATGGTGGTGGTTCTAAAGTAGAAACAAGACAGAAGGAAACACTAAAGGTGAATTTTAACCAACGAGTCAAGAGTTTTAATACTAAAAGCAAAACATTAACTCACTCTTAATTTCCCTTTGGCTACAGGTTGTTGTCACGGAAGTGCTTGGTGGCGGTAAGTTCTATGTTCAGACGGTTGGCGATCAGAAAGTAGCTTCTATTCAAAACCAGCTTGCATCTCTGAGTCTTAAAGACGCTCCCATTGTTGGATCGTTTAACCCTAAGAAGGGTGACATCGTCCTTGCACAGTTTAGCCTCGATAACTCCTGGAACCGTGCAATGGTAACTCATCAAACCTCTAATATCCCATCCTTTAGTTCTTCTTATTGTATGTTTACTTTGAATTCAGATTGTTAATGCACCACGAGGAGCAGTTCAATCTCCAGAGGACAAACTCGAAGTGT from the Brassica napus cultivar Da-Ae unplaced genomic scaffold, Da-Ae ScsIHWf_3038;HRSCAF=3832, whole genome shotgun sequence genome contains:
- the LOC106431709 gene encoding ribonuclease TUDOR 2-like, coding for MASEEQWFKGRVKAVTSGDCLVITALAQSRPGPPPEKTITLSSLMAPKLARRGGIDEPFAWESREFLRKLCIGKEITFKVDYKVEAIGREFGSVYLGSENLAKLVVQNGWAKVREPGQQNKDKVSPYVAELLQVEEMAKQEGLGRWSKVPGAAEASVRNLPPSAVGDSGNFDAMGLLAASKGKPMEAIVEQVRDGSTIRVYLLPEFQFVQVFVAGLQAPSMGRRSTQETVVEPDVTSAPNEDASAEPRGPLTSAQRLAASAVSSVEVSSDPFALEAKYFTELRVLNRDVRIVLEGVDKFNNLIGSVYYSVGETVKDLGLELVENGLAKYVEWSANMMEEEAKKKLKAAELQCKKNRVKMWSNYVPPASNSKAIHDQNFTGKVVEVVSGDCLVVADDSVPFGSPMAERRVCLSSIRSPKIGNPRREEKPAPYAREAKEFLRQKLIGKQVNVQMEYQRKISPADGATTSGAGDSRVMDFGSVFLPSPTKGDATEATAGVNIAELIIARGLGTVVRHRDFEERSNHYEALLAAETRAIAGKKGIQSAKDSPAMHVTDLTVASAKKAKDFLPSLHRSRRISAVVEYVLSGHRFKLYIPKETCSIAFAFSGVRCPGRGEPYSEEAIALMRRKIMQRDVEIEIETVDRTGTFLGSMWEGKTNAATFLLEAGVAKMQTGFGADRIPEAHLLELAERSAKNQKLKIWENYVEGEEVVNGGGSKVETRQKETLKVVVTEVLGGGKFYVQTVGDQKVASIQNQLASLSLKDAPIVGSFNPKKGDIVLAQFSLDNSWNRAMIVNAPRGAVQSPEDKLEVFYIDYGNQETVPYSAIRPVEASVSSAPGLAQLCRLAYLKVPSLEEDFGPEAGEYLHSVTLGSGKEFKAVVEERDTSGGKVKGQGTGTELAVTLIAVDDEISVNAAMLQEGIARMEKRKRWEHKDKKAALDALEKYQEEARKSRTGIWQYGDIQSDDEDSVPVRKPGRG